The Streptomyces sp. NBC_01197 genome window below encodes:
- a CDS encoding carbohydrate ABC transporter permease, producing the protein MQQGKYRFIVGFLVVPLALYAVFVIWPFIQSIYYSFTDWTGLSPDFKMVGFDNYSRMLHDSTFWKSLEHSVLFVLLLPLVTLGLALFFAFMLNVGGRRRKGAAIAGVRGSGFYKIAYFFPQVLSIAIVALLFRFIYNPDGGILNGALSAIHLDSIQPDWLGDPKLALWCIFAVLVWSQVGFFVVLFSAGMASIPKDFYEAALLDGASRVTTFFRITLPLLWDTVQSGWVYMGILSLGAEAFAAVNIMSVGPGGPAQSTTVLPLFVYQTAFRDGAAGYATTIGVALLVLTMVFAAIVMRLGRRERLEF; encoded by the coding sequence ATGCAACAAGGTAAGTACCGGTTCATTGTGGGGTTTTTGGTCGTCCCACTGGCGTTGTACGCAGTCTTCGTCATATGGCCGTTCATTCAGTCGATCTATTACTCGTTCACCGACTGGACCGGCCTGAGCCCGGACTTCAAGATGGTCGGCTTCGACAACTACAGCCGGATGCTCCACGACTCCACTTTCTGGAAGTCCCTGGAACACAGCGTCCTTTTCGTGCTGTTGCTGCCGCTGGTGACGCTCGGCCTCGCGCTGTTCTTCGCCTTCATGCTGAATGTCGGCGGCCGTCGCCGTAAGGGCGCGGCCATAGCGGGCGTACGCGGCTCGGGGTTCTACAAGATCGCGTACTTCTTCCCGCAGGTGCTGTCGATCGCGATCGTCGCCCTGCTCTTCAGGTTCATCTACAACCCCGACGGGGGCATCCTCAACGGGGCCCTGAGCGCGATCCATCTCGACAGCATCCAGCCGGACTGGCTCGGCGACCCGAAGCTGGCCCTCTGGTGCATCTTCGCGGTCCTGGTCTGGTCCCAGGTCGGCTTCTTCGTGGTGCTCTTCTCCGCCGGTATGGCGTCCATCCCGAAGGACTTCTACGAAGCCGCGCTGCTGGACGGCGCGAGCCGGGTCACGACCTTCTTCCGGATCACCCTTCCGCTGCTCTGGGACACCGTGCAGTCGGGCTGGGTGTACATGGGCATCCTGTCCCTCGGCGCCGAGGCGTTCGCCGCGGTGAACATCATGAGCGTGGGCCCCGGCGGCCCCGCCCAATCGACGACCGTGCTGCCGCTGTTCGTCTACCAGACGGCGTTCCGCGACGGAGCGGCCGGATACGCGACAACGATCGGTGTCGCCCTCCTCGTGCTCACCATGGTGTTCGCCGCCATCGTGATGCGACTGGGCCGGCGCGAGCGGCTGGAGTTCTGA
- a CDS encoding carbohydrate ABC transporter permease gives MTTDTPPAELTKDRESAPPTKPVAPREQKSGGTLNVFSHGVLIIWAVLVVVPLLWAVMSSFKNDHDILAKPWSLPDRLHFENWSRAWGQAHMGQYFGHTIVVVGGSLVGTLLLGSMAAYVLARFDFPGNRFIYFLFVGGMSFPIILALVPLFFVMNNMSLLNTTQGLILVYIAYSLPFTVFFLTSFFRTLPGEVAEAATLDGASHTRTFFQVMLPMAKPGLISVGIFNFLGQWNQYLLPTVLNTDPKQRVLAQGLVELATSQGYKGDYSGLFAGLVMAMLPVLAAYIVFQRQVVAGLTAGALK, from the coding sequence ATGACCACTGACACCCCTCCGGCCGAGCTCACCAAGGACCGTGAGTCCGCGCCGCCGACCAAGCCCGTCGCGCCCCGCGAGCAGAAGAGCGGCGGCACCCTCAACGTCTTCTCGCACGGCGTGCTCATCATCTGGGCGGTCCTGGTCGTGGTGCCGCTGCTGTGGGCGGTGATGTCCTCGTTCAAGAACGACCACGACATCCTCGCCAAGCCGTGGAGCCTGCCCGACCGGCTGCACTTCGAGAACTGGTCCCGCGCCTGGGGCCAGGCGCACATGGGCCAGTACTTCGGGCACACCATCGTCGTCGTCGGCGGTTCGCTCGTCGGCACGCTGCTGCTCGGCTCGATGGCGGCCTATGTGCTGGCGCGCTTCGACTTCCCCGGGAACAGGTTCATCTACTTCCTGTTCGTCGGTGGGATGAGCTTCCCGATCATCCTGGCGCTGGTGCCGTTGTTCTTCGTCATGAACAACATGAGTCTGCTGAACACGACCCAGGGCCTGATCCTGGTCTACATCGCCTACTCACTGCCGTTCACCGTCTTCTTCCTCACCTCGTTCTTCCGCACCCTGCCGGGAGAAGTGGCCGAGGCGGCGACGCTCGACGGTGCCTCGCACACCCGTACCTTCTTCCAGGTGATGCTGCCGATGGCCAAGCCGGGCCTGATCAGCGTGGGCATCTTCAACTTCCTGGGCCAGTGGAACCAGTATCTGCTGCCCACGGTGCTGAACACCGACCCGAAGCAGCGGGTGCTGGCCCAGGGCCTGGTCGAACTGGCCACCAGCCAGGGGTACAAGGGCGACTACTCCGGCCTCTTCGCCGGTCTGGTGATGGCGATGCTGCCGGTTCTCGCGGCGTACATCGTCTTCCAGCGGCAGGTCGTCGCGGGGCTGACCGCGGGAGCGCTGAAGTAG
- the ngcE gene encoding N-acetylglucosamine/diacetylchitobiose ABC transporter substrate-binding protein: protein MGSTSARTNEGLGRRDLIKRSAALGLITVPTMSFLSACASSDSSGDKQVKKGKTTAGNPLGVNETAPLDMVVFDGGFGTDYARAANALYSKAHPKSKVNFSATQKIQSELQPRFNGGTPPDLIDNSGAEQMDMGVLVGKNQLTDLTPLLDAPSVDDPSKKVRDTLRPGIVEMGQYDGQPCWIMNYAYTVYGVWYSQTALDNLGVEYPKTWDDMLAVCAKAKKKGIAGWTYAGKYPYYIPFSLFPFIGKIGGRQVLDDIDDLAPNAWKHPAVKAAFDAYYELFKKGYILKGTPGIDHIQSQTAWTAGKALFIPNGSWVENESAKTTPKNFQMKVGAPSSLDSSDKMPYGTIWASGGEPFIVPRKAKNPQAGMDQLRIMLSEASSKTFTSKVKSLSAFNGGTDGLKLSTALQSGLDALKAAGDNVVNPRLQDWYVKLQKEQIGVSVLGEMMAGRMTPAEAVKKCQQYADAAAKDSSIKHYKHQ, encoded by the coding sequence ATGGGATCCACCTCCGCCCGCACCAATGAGGGCCTCGGCCGTCGTGATCTGATCAAGCGGTCTGCCGCTCTCGGCCTGATCACCGTTCCGACGATGAGTTTCCTCTCTGCCTGCGCGAGCAGTGACAGCAGCGGCGACAAGCAGGTCAAAAAGGGCAAGACGACCGCCGGCAACCCGCTCGGTGTGAACGAGACCGCCCCGCTCGACATGGTCGTCTTCGACGGTGGCTTCGGCACTGACTACGCCAGGGCCGCCAACGCGCTGTACTCCAAGGCACACCCGAAGTCGAAGGTGAACTTCTCGGCCACGCAGAAGATCCAGTCGGAGCTGCAGCCGCGCTTCAACGGCGGCACCCCGCCCGACCTGATCGACAACTCGGGCGCCGAGCAGATGGACATGGGTGTCCTGGTCGGCAAGAACCAGCTCACCGACCTCACGCCGCTGCTGGACGCGCCGTCCGTCGACGACCCGAGCAAGAAGGTCAGGGACACCCTGCGACCGGGCATCGTGGAGATGGGCCAGTACGACGGTCAGCCGTGCTGGATCATGAACTACGCGTACACCGTCTACGGCGTGTGGTACTCGCAGACCGCTCTGGACAACCTCGGCGTCGAGTACCCCAAGACCTGGGACGACATGCTCGCCGTCTGCGCCAAGGCGAAGAAGAAGGGCATCGCAGGCTGGACGTACGCGGGCAAGTACCCGTACTACATCCCGTTCTCGCTCTTCCCCTTCATCGGCAAGATCGGCGGCCGTCAGGTCCTCGACGACATCGACGACCTGGCCCCCAACGCCTGGAAGCACCCGGCGGTCAAGGCCGCGTTCGACGCCTACTACGAGCTCTTCAAGAAGGGCTACATCCTCAAGGGCACGCCCGGCATCGACCACATCCAGTCCCAGACGGCCTGGACTGCCGGCAAGGCGCTCTTCATCCCCAACGGCTCCTGGGTGGAGAACGAGTCGGCGAAGACCACGCCCAAGAACTTCCAGATGAAGGTCGGCGCGCCGTCCAGCCTGGACTCCTCGGACAAGATGCCGTACGGCACCATCTGGGCCTCCGGTGGTGAGCCCTTCATCGTGCCGCGGAAGGCCAAGAACCCGCAGGCGGGCATGGACCAGCTGCGCATCATGCTCAGCGAGGCCTCGTCCAAGACCTTCACCTCCAAGGTCAAGTCGCTGTCCGCCTTCAACGGCGGTACCGACGGCCTCAAGTTGTCGACGGCCCTCCAGTCGGGCCTCGACGCGCTGAAGGCCGCAGGCGACAACGTGGTCAACCCGCGCCTCCAGGACTGGTACGTGAAGCTCCAGAAGGAGCAGATCGGTGTCTCCGTACTCGGCGAGATGATGGCAGGCCGTATGACCCCGGCCGAGGCCGTCAAGAAGTGCCAGCAGTACGCGGACGCGGCGGCCAAGGACTCGTCGATCAAGCACTACAAGCACCAGTGA